The Saccharopolyspora gloriosae genome window below encodes:
- a CDS encoding CaiB/BaiF CoA transferase family protein, producing the protein MTAPAGPAPGTPDAGRTGPLAGVRVIDMATVVMGPYAAQILGDLGADVIKIESPKDTVRNGTLHRTPGMTPLNLNVNRNKRSVALNLKDEADHAKALQLIGGADILITNMRIGALRRLGMDHQSLAETFPHLIYAHAQGFRPDSDRADLAAYDETVQAASGLLDLADRAGDIGAPVVLPSIFADKVAALTIAYTALAALHHQRATGQGQLVEVPMADTMLAFNLVEHLQGAAFEPPMGPTGFAPSLTKGHRARPTKDGLAMIIPYSPQNCRDLFHAAGRPELAEDPRVNGEILDALRDGEAIAEMIESVTPNLTTAEWIDVCTKHSIPVGPVLKLDEAADDDYVREGHLLDLTEHPTEGAYRMVGVPVNFSATPASIRGHAPLPGQHTDEVLRELGVA; encoded by the coding sequence ATGACAGCTCCCGCAGGCCCTGCCCCCGGCACCCCCGACGCAGGCCGGACGGGCCCCTTGGCGGGCGTCCGCGTCATCGACATGGCCACCGTCGTGATGGGGCCCTACGCGGCCCAGATCCTCGGTGACCTCGGCGCGGACGTGATCAAGATCGAGTCGCCGAAGGACACCGTCCGCAACGGCACGCTGCACCGCACCCCCGGCATGACGCCGTTGAACCTCAACGTCAACCGCAACAAGCGCAGCGTGGCGCTGAACCTCAAGGACGAAGCCGACCACGCGAAGGCGCTGCAGCTCATCGGCGGCGCCGACATCCTGATCACGAACATGCGCATCGGCGCCCTGCGCCGGCTCGGCATGGACCACCAGAGCCTCGCCGAGACCTTCCCGCACCTGATCTACGCGCACGCGCAGGGCTTCCGGCCGGATTCCGACCGGGCGGACCTCGCCGCCTACGACGAGACGGTGCAGGCCGCCTCGGGACTGCTCGACCTGGCCGATCGCGCCGGGGACATCGGCGCGCCCGTGGTGCTGCCGAGCATCTTCGCGGACAAGGTCGCCGCGCTGACCATCGCCTACACCGCGCTCGCCGCGCTGCACCACCAGCGCGCCACCGGTCAGGGCCAGCTGGTGGAGGTGCCGATGGCCGACACCATGCTCGCGTTCAACCTGGTCGAACACCTCCAAGGCGCCGCGTTCGAGCCGCCGATGGGCCCGACCGGCTTCGCCCCGTCGCTCACGAAGGGACACCGGGCCCGCCCGACCAAGGACGGCCTCGCGATGATCATCCCGTACAGCCCGCAGAACTGCCGCGACCTGTTCCACGCCGCCGGCCGTCCCGAGCTGGCGGAGGACCCGCGGGTCAACGGCGAGATCCTGGACGCCCTCCGCGACGGCGAGGCGATCGCCGAGATGATCGAGTCGGTCACGCCGAACCTGACCACCGCCGAGTGGATCGACGTGTGCACCAAGCACAGCATCCCCGTCGGCCCGGTGCTGAAGCTCGACGAGGCCGCCGACGACGACTACGTCCGCGAAGGCCACCTGCTCGACCTCACCGAGCACCCCACCGAGGGCGCCTACCGGATGGTCGGGGTGCCGGTGAACTTCTCCGCCACCCCCGCCTCGATCCGCGGCCACGCCCCGCTGCCCGGCCAGCACACCGACGAGGTGCTCCGCGAACTCGGCGTCGCCTGA
- a CDS encoding LysR family transcriptional regulator: MEVFHLRYFAAVAENLSFSKAARQLHMAVSPLSRRVRDLERELGVRLFDRDSHSVNLTPAGSALLPLATDVLNRFDDLPGRLRQQVDTRQRVVHVGVPPGLHPTVRERLREFDRTAGCEVRRWPGGSQDLLDQVRRRELELALVHLPAHAEGVESSEVLREPLGAVLPAAEFADRESVSLSELTGHVYARPGSGLSPTYFDQLEVRLAAAGVHRRTTLSTRDYSGIGEFVANGGAFGISMLDPRNQMGRPSEHDRVVLLPFADFDPVLVTGLIWRTDRAEPGADLADLISEARHALS, encoded by the coding sequence ATGGAGGTGTTCCATCTGCGGTACTTCGCCGCCGTCGCCGAGAACCTGAGCTTCTCCAAGGCTGCGCGCCAGCTGCACATGGCGGTGTCGCCGCTGAGCAGGCGGGTGCGCGACCTGGAACGCGAGCTCGGAGTGCGGTTGTTCGACCGCGACTCGCACAGCGTGAACCTCACCCCGGCCGGCTCCGCGCTGCTGCCGCTGGCCACCGACGTGCTGAACCGCTTCGACGACCTCCCCGGCAGGCTGCGCCAGCAGGTGGACACCCGGCAGCGCGTGGTCCACGTGGGCGTGCCGCCGGGGTTGCACCCGACGGTGCGGGAACGGCTGCGGGAGTTCGACCGCACCGCGGGCTGCGAGGTGCGGCGCTGGCCCGGCGGCAGCCAGGACCTGCTCGACCAGGTGCGTCGCCGCGAACTGGAACTCGCGCTGGTGCACCTGCCCGCGCACGCCGAAGGCGTGGAATCCAGCGAGGTGCTGCGGGAACCGCTGGGCGCGGTGTTGCCCGCCGCCGAGTTCGCCGACCGGGAATCGGTGTCGCTGTCCGAGCTGACCGGGCACGTCTACGCCCGGCCGGGCTCCGGCCTGTCGCCGACCTACTTCGACCAGCTGGAGGTCCGGCTGGCCGCCGCGGGCGTGCACCGGCGCACGACGCTGAGCACGCGGGACTACTCGGGCATCGGCGAATTCGTCGCCAACGGCGGCGCGTTCGGCATCTCGATGCTGGATCCGCGCAACCAGATGGGCCGCCCGTCGGAGCACGACCGGGTCGTGCTGCTGCCGTTCGCCGACTTCGACCCGGTGCTCGTGACCGGCCTGATCTGGCGCACCGACCGGGCGGAGCCGGGCGCGGACCTCGCCGACTTGATCTCCGAAGCGCGCCACGCGCTGTCCTGA
- a CDS encoding alpha/beta fold hydrolase, producing the protein MNPLPPLSPTVGPVPQLLRHGRRFLLLIVITVLLVTGVAALWSGEREQPAPPAPREALIDVQDGPDGLERIQIDATLYAPATTPAPAVVIAHGMGGDKTDADGQARDLARRGFAVLTYSARGFGGSTGRIALNSPDYEVSDARQLVDWLARQPEVQRDRDGDPRVGVTGSSYGGALSLLLAGSDARVDAIAPVMTYNDLGQALLPNAAGTAPPSADTPAHGAFGPDGVFRRAWAGLLFATGGPTAGGAGAPVRTGERTATPPPATCGNFTAEVCAAYSELARTGRASEKTRKLLASVSPSSNNGNIRIPTLLVQGTQDTLFGLDQADANARQIAAAGGDVSMLWFAGGHDGSAPQARVQARIADWFSSHLRGAGAPGNRFEYDIAGAARRDGDVPVRTMASPDYPGVRSDRTPRFSLDLTGPATEVVNPPGGSPAALSSLPGSPGRRDRSEPRDLPGQVANFRTEPVSSRLLISGVPQTRLSVAAVPGQPTTGDAVLFAKLYDVDREGRKELVGDGVAPMHVTGLRPGGRPVEVNVALPGVVHSLETGHRLELAVTTTDQAYAVPVESAVHRVDVTGDRALSVPSVKATGITGGTFPTAPVAGIAGILALLGLTWLLSRLRRRYARPEEPEANGSPLEITDLTKTYPHKVTAVDGVSMRVERGQIVGLLGPNGAGKTTTLRLLLGLLHPTAGQIRVFGHQVEPGAPVLSRIGSLVESPGFPPHLTGLDSLKHYWAATGRPMLQARFDEVVHIAGLGEHAHRRTATFSQGTQQRLAIAQAMLGLPDLLVLDEPTNRLDPPQIHQMREILRRYAATGRCVLLSSHLLSEVEQTCTHVIVMHRGKVITTGSVEEIVSVDGQATFRVDDPEQAATALRSLEGLGAVQVDGDLVHADLAGHSRSIAVNALVASGVAVSQVGPRRRLEDAFLNLVGEEQR; encoded by the coding sequence ATGAATCCGTTGCCGCCTCTTTCCCCTACTGTCGGCCCCGTGCCCCAGCTCCTCCGCCACGGCAGGCGTTTCCTGCTGCTCATCGTGATCACCGTGCTCCTGGTCACGGGTGTGGCGGCGCTCTGGTCCGGTGAGCGCGAGCAGCCGGCACCACCGGCGCCGCGCGAAGCCCTCATCGACGTCCAGGACGGCCCCGACGGGCTGGAGCGCATCCAGATCGACGCCACCCTCTACGCGCCCGCCACCACCCCGGCACCGGCGGTGGTGATCGCGCACGGCATGGGCGGCGACAAGACCGACGCGGACGGGCAGGCGCGGGACCTCGCACGGCGCGGCTTCGCGGTGCTGACGTACTCGGCGCGCGGATTCGGCGGGAGCACCGGCCGGATCGCGCTGAACTCCCCGGACTACGAGGTCTCCGACGCCCGCCAGCTCGTGGACTGGCTCGCGCGGCAACCGGAGGTGCAGCGCGACCGCGACGGCGACCCGCGCGTCGGCGTGACCGGCAGCTCCTACGGCGGCGCGCTGAGCCTGCTGCTGGCGGGAAGCGACGCGCGGGTGGACGCGATCGCGCCGGTGATGACCTACAACGACCTCGGGCAAGCGCTGCTGCCGAACGCGGCGGGCACCGCGCCGCCGTCCGCCGACACCCCCGCGCACGGCGCGTTCGGGCCCGACGGCGTGTTCCGGCGCGCCTGGGCCGGGCTGCTGTTCGCCACCGGCGGACCCACCGCGGGCGGCGCCGGAGCCCCGGTGCGAACCGGCGAGCGGACCGCCACGCCGCCACCCGCCACCTGCGGGAACTTCACCGCCGAGGTGTGCGCCGCCTACAGCGAACTCGCCCGCACGGGTCGCGCGTCGGAGAAGACCCGCAAGCTGCTGGCATCGGTCTCCCCCAGTTCGAACAACGGCAACATCCGAATCCCGACGCTGCTGGTGCAGGGCACGCAGGACACGCTGTTCGGCTTGGACCAGGCCGACGCCAACGCCCGCCAGATCGCCGCCGCGGGCGGCGACGTCAGCATGCTGTGGTTCGCCGGCGGCCACGACGGCTCCGCGCCCCAGGCCCGCGTCCAGGCGCGCATCGCCGACTGGTTCTCCTCCCACCTGCGCGGCGCGGGCGCACCGGGCAACCGCTTCGAGTACGACATCGCCGGAGCCGCGCGCCGCGACGGCGACGTGCCGGTGCGCACCATGGCCTCCCCCGACTACCCGGGCGTGCGTTCGGATCGCACGCCGCGGTTCTCGCTGGACCTCACCGGCCCCGCGACCGAGGTGGTCAACCCGCCGGGCGGCTCCCCCGCCGCGCTGAGCTCGCTGCCCGGCTCCCCGGGCCGGAGGGATCGGTCCGAACCGCGGGACCTGCCGGGGCAGGTCGCGAACTTCCGCACCGAACCGGTGTCCTCGCGGCTGCTGATCTCCGGCGTGCCGCAGACGCGGTTGTCGGTGGCCGCGGTCCCCGGCCAGCCCACCACCGGCGACGCGGTGCTGTTCGCCAAGCTCTACGACGTCGACCGCGAGGGCCGCAAGGAACTGGTGGGAGACGGCGTCGCCCCGATGCACGTCACCGGGCTCCGGCCCGGCGGCAGGCCCGTGGAAGTGAACGTGGCGCTGCCGGGCGTGGTGCACTCGCTGGAGACCGGGCACCGCCTGGAGCTCGCGGTGACCACCACCGATCAGGCCTACGCGGTGCCGGTCGAATCGGCCGTGCACCGGGTGGACGTGACCGGGGACCGGGCGTTGTCGGTGCCGTCGGTGAAGGCCACCGGCATCACCGGCGGCACGTTCCCGACCGCGCCCGTCGCGGGCATCGCCGGAATCCTCGCGCTGCTCGGGCTGACCTGGCTGCTCTCGCGGCTGCGCCGCCGCTACGCCCGGCCCGAGGAACCGGAGGCGAACGGCTCCCCGCTGGAGATCACCGACCTCACCAAGACCTACCCGCACAAGGTGACCGCCGTCGACGGCGTGTCGATGCGCGTGGAACGCGGGCAGATCGTCGGACTGCTCGGACCGAACGGCGCCGGCAAGACGACGACGCTGCGCCTGCTGCTGGGACTGCTGCACCCCACCGCGGGGCAGATCCGCGTCTTCGGGCACCAGGTCGAACCGGGCGCGCCGGTGCTCTCCCGGATCGGTTCGCTCGTCGAATCACCCGGATTCCCGCCGCACCTGACCGGGCTGGACAGCCTCAAGCACTACTGGGCGGCCACCGGGCGGCCGATGCTGCAGGCGCGGTTCGACGAGGTCGTGCACATCGCCGGCCTCGGCGAGCACGCCCACCGCCGCACCGCCACGTTCAGCCAAGGCACCCAGCAACGGCTGGCGATCGCGCAGGCCATGCTGGGGCTGCCCGACCTGCTGGTGCTCGACGAACCGACGAACCGGCTGGACCCGCCGCAGATCCACCAGATGCGCGAGATCCTGCGCCGCTACGCGGCGACCGGGCGGTGCGTGCTGCTGTCGAGCCACCTGCTGTCCGAAGTGGAGCAGACCTGCACGCACGTGATCGTGATGCACCGCGGCAAGGTCATCACGACCGGCAGCGTGGAGGAGATCGTGTCCGTCGACGGCCAGGCGACGTTCCGCGTCGACGACCCGGAGCAGGCCGCCACCGCGCTGCGCTCGCTCGAAGGACTGGGCGCGGTGCAGGTCGACGGTGACCTGGTGCACGCGGACCTCGCCGGGCACAGCCGGTCGATCGCGGTGAACGCGCTGGTCGCCTCCGGTGTGGCGGTCAGCCAGGTCGGGCCGCGCCGCAGGCTCGAAGACGCCTTCCTGAACCTGGTCGGAGAGGAGCAGCGCTGA
- a CDS encoding acetoacetate decarboxylase, with product MNREQILRSPTTPLTAPAFAAAVPRFTDREYLNIVYRTDPEALRAVVPEPLEVDEPLVRFEIMKMGEVTSFGPYVEAGQAIPVRLGAERGEYLHAMYLDNFPATAAGREASAYPKVLGSPALFADHGALVGTLDYGSQRVATATMGYKHHPLDPAEARAEITVPSFMLKIVPGYRGVPRVCELVRAQITDIAVKEAHTGPARLQLFEHVLAPLADLPVREVVSASHIVTDLTLGAATPVHDYLAE from the coding sequence GTGAATCGCGAACAGATCCTGCGCAGCCCCACCACCCCGCTCACCGCGCCCGCGTTCGCCGCGGCGGTGCCCCGGTTCACCGACCGCGAGTACCTCAACATCGTGTACCGGACCGACCCGGAGGCGTTGCGGGCGGTCGTGCCGGAGCCGCTGGAGGTCGACGAGCCGCTGGTGCGGTTCGAGATCATGAAGATGGGCGAGGTGACCTCGTTCGGCCCGTACGTGGAGGCGGGCCAGGCGATCCCGGTGCGGCTCGGCGCGGAACGCGGCGAGTACCTGCACGCCATGTACCTGGACAACTTCCCCGCCACCGCGGCCGGCCGGGAGGCGAGCGCCTACCCGAAGGTGCTGGGCTCGCCCGCGCTGTTCGCCGACCACGGTGCGCTGGTCGGCACCCTCGACTACGGCTCGCAGCGGGTGGCGACCGCGACGATGGGCTACAAGCACCACCCGCTGGACCCGGCCGAGGCGCGGGCGGAGATCACCGTTCCCTCGTTCATGCTCAAGATCGTCCCTGGGTATCGCGGGGTCCCCCGGGTGTGCGAGCTGGTGCGGGCGCAGATCACCGACATCGCGGTGAAGGAGGCCCACACCGGCCCGGCGCGGCTCCAGCTGTTCGAGCACGTGCTGGCGCCGCTGGCCGACCTCCCGGTGCGCGAGGTCGTCTCCGCCAGCCACATCGTCACCGACCTCACGCTGGGCGCGGCGACCCCGGTTCACGACTACCTCGCCGAATGA
- a CDS encoding ABC transporter permease has product MVETGQVSVAEPAAETAAALPVSAQDPTQADGSVQGYQAGRTLPVRVELARQLGRRRTRLALGFLMLLPLLLLAAFEIGDDGSTPRTGDLAGMATSSGLNFAAFAVSSSAGFLLVLVVALFFGDTVASEASWSSLRYLLAAPVPRGRLLRQKAIVAALLSLLGTVLLPTVALAVGLFWYGPGELATPNGSVLSFAAGAVHLALAVAYLAVQLSWVAGLALWLGVSTDAPLGAVGGALLVSILSQILDQISALGSLRAFLPTHYASAWSDLLAEEVDWTGMANGTCSALIYATVFITLAHWRFHGKDITS; this is encoded by the coding sequence ATCGTCGAAACCGGCCAGGTCTCGGTCGCCGAACCCGCGGCGGAAACAGCGGCGGCCCTGCCCGTCAGCGCGCAAGACCCCACCCAGGCCGACGGCAGCGTGCAGGGCTACCAAGCGGGCCGGACGCTGCCCGTGCGGGTCGAACTCGCCCGCCAACTGGGGCGCAGGCGCACCCGGCTCGCGCTCGGATTCCTGATGCTGCTGCCGCTGCTGCTGCTCGCCGCGTTCGAGATCGGCGACGACGGATCCACCCCGCGGACCGGAGACCTCGCCGGGATGGCGACCTCCAGCGGGTTGAACTTCGCCGCGTTCGCCGTGTCGTCCTCGGCCGGATTCCTGCTCGTCCTGGTCGTCGCGTTGTTCTTCGGCGACACCGTGGCCAGCGAAGCCTCCTGGTCCAGCCTGCGCTACCTGCTCGCGGCGCCCGTGCCGCGCGGCCGGTTGCTGCGGCAGAAAGCGATCGTGGCCGCGCTGCTGTCGCTGCTCGGGACGGTGCTGCTGCCGACCGTGGCGCTCGCCGTCGGGCTGTTCTGGTACGGGCCCGGCGAACTGGCCACGCCGAACGGCAGCGTGCTCTCGTTCGCCGCGGGCGCCGTGCACCTGGCGCTGGCGGTGGCGTACCTCGCGGTGCAGCTGAGCTGGGTCGCCGGACTCGCCCTCTGGCTGGGCGTCAGCACGGACGCGCCGCTGGGCGCGGTGGGCGGCGCGCTGCTGGTCTCGATCCTCTCGCAGATCCTCGACCAGATCTCCGCGCTCGGATCGCTGCGAGCGTTCCTCCCGACGCACTACGCGAGCGCCTGGTCCGACCTGCTCGCCGAAGAAGTCGACTGGACCGGCATGGCCAACGGGACTTGCTCAGCGCTGATCTACGCGACGGTGTTCATCACGCTCGCCCACTGGCGCTTCCACGGCAAGGACATTACGAGTTGA